In Gossypium arboreum isolate Shixiya-1 chromosome 6, ASM2569848v2, whole genome shotgun sequence, the following are encoded in one genomic region:
- the LOC108485698 gene encoding GATA transcription factor 12-like translates to MEFIQESSYCGGDHFIVEDLLDFSNDDAVFTDGTFDSSLALSHSTDSSTFTPVDSCNSSLFSVCEPNTGTDIGCRGLNDDQFAGDLSLPYDDLAELEWLSNFVEESFSCEHLQKLHLISGLKTRPEKSSETRGTQAVDGDSDHSNSNGSSIFDPDMAVPAKARSKRSRAAPCNWASRLLALSLTSSSSEPGTDVAVRVQPPLTNQTGKKPVKTTSSKKKDGGEVATNPDGWKCLHCATDKTPQWRTGPMGPKTLCNACGVRYKSGRLVPEYRPAASPTFVLTKHSNSHRKVLELRRQKERVRAQQQHHHQPFTRHHHHHQNMVYDVSNGDDYLIHQYVSPDFRQLI, encoded by the exons ATGGAATTCATTCAAGAAAGCAGCTATTGTGGCGGTGATCATTTTATTGTGGAGGACTTGCTCGATTTTTCCAACGACGATGCCGTTTTTACCGACGGTACTTTCGACTCTTCCTTAGCCCTCTCCCATTCGACTGATTCCTCCACCTTCACGCCCGTCGACAGCTGCAATTCTTCGTTGTTTTCCGTTTGCGAACCCAATACAGGGACTGATATCGGTTGCCGAGGTCTCAACGACGATCAGTTTGCCGGTGACCTTTCTCTACCG TACGACGATTTAGCTGAGCTCGAATGGCTGTCGAATTTCGTTGAGGAATCATTTTCCTGTGAGCACCTGCAAAAGCTCCATCTAATAtccgggttgaaaactcgacctGAGAAATCGTCGGAAACTCGAGGAACCCAAGCCGTTGACGGTGACAGTGACCATAGTAACAGTAACGGCAGCTCGATTTTCGACCCGGACATGGCTGTACCGGCCAAGGCGAGGAGCAAAAGGTCCCGGGCTGCCCCGTGTAATTGGGCCTCCCGCCTCCTTGCTCTCAGCCTGACAAGTTCATCTTCTGAACCGGGAACGGATGTTGCTGTCCGGGTTCAACCTCCACTAACGAACCAAACCGGAAAGAAGCCGGTCAAAACGACCTCGTCGAAGAAAAAAGACGGTGGTGAAGTGGCGACTAACCCGGATGGATGGAAATGCTTGCATTGTGCTACGGATAAGACGCCTCAGTGGCGGACCGGCCCGATGGGTCCGAAAACTTTGTGCAATGCTTGCGGAGTGAGGTATAAATCGGGTCGGCTTGTGCCAGAATACCGACCCGCCGCGAGCCCGACATTTGTGCTGACGAAGCACTCGAATTCTCACCGGAAAGTGCTGGAGCTTCGGCGGCAGAAGGAAAGGGTGAGGGCACAACAGCAACACCATCACCAACCGTTCACTCGGCATCACCATCATCATCAGAACATGGTTTATGATGTATCCAACGGTGATGATTACTTGATCCACCAATATGTAAGCCCTGATTTTAGGCAGCTGATCTAA